One window of the Cryptomeria japonica chromosome 7, Sugi_1.0, whole genome shotgun sequence genome contains the following:
- the LOC131047201 gene encoding TMV resistance protein N encodes MLLPFFPTLPTPSSYIYLAGISPPQTRIPLSLVCLCLCSVQSNFMASTSRNPELEITNAFEGIAPSASTSGRSTMPERKLPYDVFINHRGPDVKDTLAATLYKTLTDMGLRVFLDKNELQLGDFLPIEIEEAMRSASLHVAIFSQNYAESPWCLAELSFMIKTGTKIVPVFYHVETDVVRYAKEVYAKAFSRHEEKGRYTLEKLQEWKDALNNVSYNVGVITHNEDEEESLLKKIVGCVLKDIKNVPFVVANHPIGLDEILIDFERTTLQSANSHDNVQVVGIWGMGGSGKTTFAKHLYNKKYKMMGRSSFLLDVRDAASKGLLHNKQKKLLEDLGLRGVSIENIEEGKGILASRLRSLQLLIILDNVDNSDQLDALVPQKDNLGCNSLIVVTTRELEVLRCWGISSIYKMKPLNPSHAKQLFCWHAFLQPSPLQEFEDLVERFLHVCNGLPFSLKIFGAQLYDISNKENWKSLLHKISRVLNKDIKDRLKISYDVLDDEEKQIFLDTACFFIGEKKSSAIAVWDGSGWSGLHSWGKLLNKCLVELDDDDRIKMHDHLRDLGREIANNQSPFRLWSPQLIDQFINIENVDQKIAIRGIMATTDESIKKIEQFARCSCSLARAFPELKILHVRGKFNYEVLGDLSRNLVWLRLSDIEQRNLQSLSLLENLRVLDLNESSLEKLQLRELWITDSYAPLQLRELVISGCHNFQRFPKSIGCLRHLKKIVMERMSYITNLPEEFCLLQSLEHLKLRYSMVCSLHSSFGDLRNLEHLDLSWSKNLLSLPNSFGDLRNLGHLDLQGCNNLSSLPSSFVELKNLRYLDLSYCHELRKLPVSFEELTLLQHLDFYHCDSLTLELNILENMIKLEYLDLRCCQQLEELPPHIKNQHSLIDLRLDTGSLREIPVNISQLSKLQKLTIVGRFLTSLPTSLGDLPCLTSLEIRNCHKLECLPDSLWCLNLLENLILSNSGVKSLPKSVGQRINLRKLYIMWCPIDELDLGAGLFTCLKWIELDSTEVSKISISTDCCPDLKSLLFCKNDNLKKIEVLPNSLEYIALKGSPKLNALPSFAQFSSLRVLVLQDCYGIMKMQGLEHCSALEKLIAHTKWQEAGIESLERMERLKKVQLKAISRSGVEDRIQRMQKWPKEEIVVCARAIPDAATRLQSFAFPNLSVLYSFAKRKTNSAPPLEWPSTARCILLCFVVNREFSQISQLRLEIESGRYGSQYLDIHIYPMELEAGKWIWMAILQRSSPSIMGSDRELWVRIYSESQFPDEVEKGVLVTGEENRVIEAFTRLWALLSY; translated from the exons ATGCTTCTGCCTTTCTTCCCTACGCTACCGACTCCCTCCTCTTATATATACTTGGCGGGCATTTCTCCTCCTCAAACAAGAATACCCCTTTCATTAGTATGTCTTTGTTTGTGTTCTGTTCAGTCTAATTTCATGGCATCTACTTCTAGGAACCCCGAACTTGAGATTACAAACGCTTTTGAAGGAATCGCACCATCTGCATCTACTTCTGGTAGATCCACAATGCCAGAGAGAAAGTTGCCATACGATGTATTTATTAACCATCGTGGCCCTGATGTCAAGGACACACTCGCAGCTACTCTCTATAAAACCCTCACTGACATGGGATTGAGGGTTTTTTTGGATAAAAACGAGCTTCAATTGGGGGATTTCTTGCCCATAGAAATAGAGGAGGCAATGCGCAGTGCTTCACTTCATGTAGCAATATTTTCTCAGAATTATGCAGAATCCCCATGGTGTTTGGCAGAGCTTTCATTTATGATCAAAACAGGCACTAAAATTGTTCCTGTTTTCTATCATGTTGAAACTGATGTTGTCCGATATGCTAAAGAGGTCTATGCTAAAGCATTTTCCCGGCATGAAGAAAAGGGTAGATACACCTTGGAAAAGCTTCAGGAGTGGAAGGATGCACTAAACAATGTTTCATATAATGTTGGCGTCATCACCCATAATGAAGA TGAAGAGGAGAGCCTGTTGAAGAAAATTGTTGGCTGTGTCTTGAAAGATATAAAAAATGTGCCATTTGTAGTTGCCAACCATCCAATTGGTCTAGATGAAATTCTAATAGACTTTGAAAGGACAACACTTCAATCTGCAAATAGCCATGACAATGTGCAAGTTGTGGGAATATGGGGTATGGGTGGATCTGGCAAAACCACTTTTGCCAAACACTTATATAATAAGAAATACAAAATGATGGGAAGGTCTAGTTTTCTATTAGATGTTAGAGATGCTGCTTCTAAAGGTCTATTGCATAATAAACAGAAAAAACTTCTAGAGGACCTTGGTCTCCGTGGAGTATCAAttgagaatatagaagaaggaaaGGGGATTCTTGCTAGCCGTTTGAGATCTCTTCAGCTGCTCATTATTCTAGATAATGTGGATAACTCAGACCAATTGGATGCTCTAGTGCCCCAGAAGGATAATCTTGGATGTAATAGTTTAATTGTAGTGACCACAAGAGAACTTGAAGTCCTAAGATGTTGGGGTATCTCATCCATTTATAAAATGAAACCATTGAATCCATCTCATGCCAAGCAGCTCTTCTGTTGGCACGCTTTCTTGCAGCCCTCTCCACTCCAAGAGTTTGAAGATTTGGTTGAAAGATTCCTACATGTTTGCAATGGATTACCGTTTTCTCTAAAGATTTTTGGAGCACAATTATATGATATCTCCAACAAAGAGAATTGGAAGAGTCTATTGCATAAGATCTCTAGAGTACTAAACAAAGACATCAAAGACAGACTAAAAATAAGTTATGATGTCTTAGATGATGAAGAGAAGCAGATCTTTTTAGATACAGCATGTTTCTTCATTGGAGAGAAGAAATCTTCAGCCATTGCAGTTTGGGATGGATCAGGGTGGAGTGGCCTGCATAGTTGGGGAAAGCTTCTGAATAAGTGTCTTGTTGAACTTGATGATGACGATCGCATCAAAATGCACGACCACTTAAGAGATTTGGGCAGAGAAATTGCAAATAATCAGTCACCCTTCCGTCTCTGGTCTCCTCAGCTGATAGACCAGTTTATTAATATTGAAAATGTAGATCAG AAAATTGCCATTCGAGGAATAATGGCCACAACAGATGAATCCATCAAGAAGATTGAGCAGTTTGCTCGATGTTCTTGTAGCCTAGCACGCGCTTTTCCTGAATTGAAAATTCTTCACGTTAGAGGAAAATTTAATTATGAAGTACTTGGTGATCTATCAAGAAATCTGGTATGGCTTCGTTTGTCCGACATTGAGCAGAGAAATCTTCAGTCattgagtctattggaaaatttaaGGGTTTTAGACCTCAACGAATCATCGCTGGAGAAATTACAGCTAAGAGAACTATGGATTACTGACAGTTAT GCCCCTTTGCAGTTGAGAGAGTTGGTTATTTCTGGATGTCATAATTTCCAAAGATTTCCAAAGTCAATAGGATGTCTCAGGCATTTGAAAAAGATAGTCATGGAGCGTATGAGTTATATCACGAATCTACCAGAAGAATTTTGTCTTCTTCAATCGCTGGAGCACCTGAAGTTGAGGTATTCAATGGTCTGTTCGCTGCATAGCAGTTTTGGTGATTTGAGAAATCTGGAGCACCTTGATTTGTCCTGGTCTAAAAATCTATTATCACTACCCAACAGTTTTGGTGATTTGAGAAATTTGGGGCACCTTGATTTGCAAGGGTGTAACAATCTATCATCGCTACCCAGCAGTTTTGTTGAGTTAAAAAATCTGAGGTACCTTGATCTGTCCTATTGCCATGAATTGAGGAAGTTGCCAGTTTCTTTTGAAGAGCTCACACTCCTGCAGCACCTTGACTTCTATCATTGTGATAGCCTCACCTTGGAGTTGAACATTTTGGAGAACATGATCAAGCTAGAGTATTTGGATCTCCGTTGCTGTCAGCAATTGGAAGAGTTGCCTCCTCACATAAAAAATCAACACTCCCTGATAGACCTCCGTTTAGATACAGGTAGTCTAAGGGAGATACCAGTGAATATCAGTCAACTGAGCAAATTGCAAAAGTTGACTATCGTTGGGAGGTTCTTGACCAGCCTACCAACATCTTTGGGAGATTTGCCTTGCTTGACTTCTCTTGAAATTCGGAACTGTCACAAGCTGGAATGTTTACCTGACTCATTGTGGTGCCTTAATCTATTAGAGAATTTAATATTAAGTAATTCAGGAGTGAAATCCTTACCAAAATCAGTTGGGCAACGAATTAATCTTCGAAAATTGTATATAATGTGGTGTCCAATCGACGAATTGGATCTCGGGGCAGGGTTGTTTACTTGTTTGAAGTGGATAGAGCTAGATTCAACTGAAGTGTCCAAGATCTCCATCTCCACAGATTGTTGTCCCGACCTCAAGAGTCTGTTATTTTGTAAGAATGACAATTTAAAGAAGATAGAAGTCCTACCAAATTCACTCGAGTACATAGCTTTGAAAGGGAGCCCCAAGTTGAATGCGCTTCCTAGTTTTGCGCAATTTTCTTCTCTCCGAGTCCTTGTACTTCAAGATTGCTATGGAATTATGAAAATGCAAGGTTTGGAACATTGCTCAGCGTTGGAGAAGCTGATAGCACATACAAAATGGCAGGAAGCAGGTATAGAAAGTTTGGAGCGCATGGAAAGATTGAAAAAAGTGCAACTCAAAGCAATCAGCAGATCAGGTGTTGAAGATCGCATTCAAAGGATGCAG AAATGGCCAAAAGAAGAAATTGTAGTATGCGCGCGGGCAATCCCTGATGCAGCCACACGTCTACAGTCCTTTGCCTTCCCCAATCTCTCTGTCCTTTACTCCTTCGCTAAACGGAAAACGAACTCCGCTCCACCCCTCGAATGGCCCTCCACTGCTCGCTGCATTCTGCTATGTTTTGTTGTAAACAGGGAATTTTCACAAATTTCTCAGTTACGCCTCGAGATAGAATCTGGACGATATGGATCACAATATTTGGATATACATATATATCCTATGGAGTTGGAGGCGGGCAAATGGATATGGATGGCTATCTTGCAACGTTCCTCTCCCAGTATTATGGGTAGTGATAGAGAATTATGGGTACGTATATACTCAGAAAGTCAATTCCCAGACGAAGTGGAGAAAGGAGTTCTTGTGACGGGAGAAGAGAACAGGGTCATAGAGGCTTTCACCCGTTTATGGGCATTGCTATCATATTAA